In Daucus carota subsp. sativus chromosome 4, DH1 v3.0, whole genome shotgun sequence, one DNA window encodes the following:
- the LOC108218625 gene encoding photosystem I reaction center subunit V, chloroplastic: protein MASALFSAPTFQGLRPLNKPTDSALLPKASFYKPITMKTNKRVGVIKSELNPSLVISLSTGLSLFLGRFVFFNFQRENVAKQVPEQNGITHFEAGDSRAKEYVSLLKSNDPVGFNIVDVLAWGSIGHIVAYYVLATSSNGYDPSFFG, encoded by the coding sequence ATGGCCTCTGCCTTGTTCTCTGCACCAACCTTCCAAGGCTTAAGGCCACTAAACAAGCCCACTGACTCCGCTCTCCTACCAAAAGCAAGCTTCTACAAGCCCATCACCATGAAAACCAACAAAAGAGTAGGAGTCATCAAATCAGAGCTGAACCCATCTCTGGTGATAAGCCTGAGCACAGGCTTGTCTCTGTTCCTGGGAAGGTTCGTGTTCTTTAACTTCCAAAGAGAGAACGTGGCTAAACAGGTCCCCGAGCAGAATGGAATCACTCATTTTGAGGCAGGGGATTCAAGGGCCAAGGAGTACGTGAGCCTGCTGAAATCAAATGACCCAGTTGGATTCAACATAGTGGATGTGCTTGCATGGGGTTCTATCGGACATATTGTTGCTTACTATGTCCTTGCCACCTCTAGCAATGGCTATGATCCCAGCTTCTTTGGCTGA
- the LOC108217423 gene encoding uncharacterized protein LOC108217423: MENEQENKASFKFKMPQMNSSAADQQAGGSSSSPGDVNLSKTNCSVCNKEFVSAKALSGHMRVHGSATKKQQGLEDVIRARNQPILKKQRNRSRSDSQSLLPTLHPCDHCSKVFRTAVSLFGHMRCHPERAWRGMRPPSQELPTWRVKARRGRRSLKNQAEEVSWSYVDLDSDEDEVDDEERRRTLDGVNDLLLLKNSGSSGSSGLSTLAAAAKGNSYREEGFDEMRSVGNGFGEQVGKKRRGNVDDYPVVSKMTREVGGSSADHKMRDCIGFVHQEGNAVGNNSDAEDGSDGINTELVIGNKTRDKDNHGDLAIGNGKSKGTRKVRLIKELMITQEKPPAVGGSGSSAQAAAAIASEKYKCSTCDKCFSSPQALGGHRSSHYKLKVTVINGTDSVPDKHPIQISSSVSAFAPPAQTLVSNEELNKSHQQQPLKSEECATKGNYFDEVGGSSKADPDHFSSTVYQCTMCYKEFPSGQALGGHKRCHWAALADGQTEAEVPPLVQAGTSGEEAGTQAGGKRIRLMGVDLDVPPSLVPDAEDLVAAGWY; this comes from the coding sequence ATGGAGAATGAGCAGGAAAACAAGGCCTCTTTCAAATTCAAGATGCCCCAGATGAATTCTTCGGCTGCTGATCAACAAGCTGGGGGCTCGTCTTCTTCACCTGGCGACGTGAATCTGAGCAAGACGAATTGTTCTGTATGCAACAAGGAGTTCGTGAGTGCTAAAGCTTTATCTGGTCACATGAGGGTGCACGGCTCAGCTACCAAGAAACAGCAGGGTCTCGAGGACGTGATTCGCGCTCGTAATCAACCCATCTTGAAGAAGCAGCGCAATCGATCTCGATCTGATTCGCAGAGTCTATTGCCAACTCTTCATCCTTGTGATCATTGTAGCAAGGTGTTTCGAACAGCGGTGTCTTTGTTTGGACACATGAGGTGTCATCCCGAAAGGGCTTGGAGGGGTATGAGGCCTCCGTCACAGGAGCTGCCTACGTGGCGTGTTAAGGCCAGGCGGGGTAGAAGAAGTCTCAAGAATCAAGCTGAGGAGGTTTCGTGGAGCTATGTGGATTTGGATTCGGATGAGGATGAGGTGGATGATGAAGAGAGGAGGAGGACGCTTGATGGTGTTAATGATTTGTTGCTGTTGAAGAATTCGGGTTCGTCGGGTTCTTCGGGTTTAAGTACTCTGGCTGCTGCTGCTAAGGGTAATTCCTACAGGGAAGAGGGTTTTGATGAAATGAGATCTGTGGGTAATGGTTTTGGTGAGCAGGTTGGTAAGAAGAGGAGGGGAAATGTTGATGATTATCCTGTTGTGAGCAAAATGACAAGGGAGGTAGGTGGGTCCAGTGCTGATCATAAGATGAGGGATTGCATTGGTTTTGTACACCAGGAGGGTAATGCTGTGGGAAATAATTCTGATGCTGAGGATGGATCTGATGGTATAAACACTGAATTGGTCATCGGAAACAAGACTCGTGATAAGGACAATCATGGGGATCTTGCAATTGGGAATGGCAAGAGCAAGGGGACTAGGAAGGTGAGGCTGATTAAAGAGCTGATGATCACTCAAGAGAAGCCACCAGCTGTGGGTGGTTCAGGCTCATCTGCTCAGGCTGCCGCTGCGATTGCTTCAGAGAAGTACAAGTGCAGCACTTGTGACAAGTGCTTCTCTAGTCCCCAAGCACTGGGTGGCCACAGGTCTAGCCATTACAAGCTTAAGGTCACCGTCATCAATGGGACGGACAGTGTTCCTGATAAGCATCCTATTCAGATATCTTCATCTGTCAGTGCTTTTGCACCACCTGCTCAGACCCTGGTGAGCAATGAAGAGCTGAACAAGAGCCACCAGCAGCAGCCCCTTAAAAGTGAAGAGTGTGCCACAAAGGGAAACTATTTTGATGAGGTTGGTGGGAGCTCAAAGGCTGATCCTGATCATTTCAGCAGCACTGTGTACCAGTGCACTATGTGCTACAAGGAATTCCCCTCTGGTCAGGCACTTGGGGGTCACAAGAGGTGCCATTGGGCTGCTCTAGCTGATGGCCAAACTGAAGCAGAAGTTCCACCTCTAGTACAAGCTGGAACATCAGGTGAAGAAGCCGGTACTCAGGCTGGTGGCAAACGAATCCGGCTTATGGGAGTCGACCTGGATGTGCCACCTTCCCTGGTGCCTGATGCTGAAGATCTTGTTGCTGCAGGCTGGTACTGA
- the LOC108219341 gene encoding WPP domain-interacting protein 2 produces the protein MDLESESSVIESVEDNNELIVRSGSKLVDGSKDCVLENVGKSSADEVRPEGGQSKPAGSIGSSPKVKKGYGLKKWKRIPRRESSKERGNSVDNDRGKRVLPNATNDSRNRAGSADTKQRSEGSVSSTNAVVKSPGLASGGFGYGLGFGPINAVATDSENSEDRSSRSSTAASAPRWKSEIAALGGYLGDNNGVISSNRDHNVAAQMGQQGKSRTDSGKKPRGNQVKIEKENSHSSMESDSRSSNFVFLQGASSVTSKGRQSRRSANYDGENSDDEAQGSEQRFAEELQAGFRKNMAECEDVSQSYLPADLNWKRKGVNSENIGLSADQDPLLESITSLQSAHEALAQELLKFREIGKDDSDEVQDSIPNLTEQQQYGETRQTRRSSLDNERVNLKWNVNKLESKLADSSSVLEVKESKVIELEDNTARLEENRKISELEHKNSRDQNLELESLFKQKIEAEVGFLVLYSSLSSGVNKADEIKFLEEQKTLASEQAKIVNFSENIGTRARMLKRQVDELEMKKEIGEYVKLEKRMCKFASLFFIQLVLLFAALCFFVLQLVPEYTEDVPT, from the exons ATGGATTTGGAGAGTGAAAGTTCTGTCATTGAATCTGTGGAAGATAATAATGAACTTATTGTTCGGAGTGGGAGTAAATTGGTTGATGGTAGTAAAGATTGTGTTCTTGAGAATGTTGGGAAGAGTTCAGCGGATGAAGTGAGACCCGAGGGGGGTCAATCGAAGCCTGCTGGTTCAATTGGGTCGAGCCCTAAGGTGAAGAAAGGGTATGGGTTGAAGAAGTGGAAGAGGATTCCAAGAAGGGAATCTAGTAAGGAACGGGGGAATAGTGTGGATAATGATAGAGGGAAGAGAGTGTTGCCGAATGCAACTAATGATTCGAGAAATCGTGCGGGTTCTGCTGACACGAAGCAGAGAAGTGAGGGCTCGGTTTCGTCTACTAATGCTGTGGTCAAAAGTCCAGGACTTGCTTCTGGTGGTTTTGGTTATGGGTTGGGATTTGGACCTATTAATGCTGTTGCCACAGATTCAGAAAATAGTGAAGATCGGAGTAGCAGGTCCTCGACTGCCGCTAGTGCTCCTAGGTGGAAGTCAGAGATAGCTGCACTGGGAGGATATCTTGGTGATAATAATGGGGTCATAAGTTCGAACAGGGATCATAATGTAGCAGCCCAGATGGGTCAGCAGGGTAAAAGTCGAACTGATTCAGGTAAGAAGCCCAGAGGGAATCAGGTCAAAATCGAGAAGGAGAACTCTCATTCCAGCATGGAGTCTGACTCTCGGAGCTCAAACTTTGTCTTTCTTCAGGGAGCTAGTTCTGTGACGAGTAAGGGCAGACAAAGTAGAAGGTCTGCAAATTATGATGGAGAAAACAGTGATGATGAAGCTCAGGGCAGTGAACAGCGTTTCGCTGAGGAACTTCAGGCTGGATTTAGGAAAAACATGGCTGAATGTGAGGATGTTTCACAAAGTTACCTACCTGCTGATCTGAATTGGAAAAGGAAAGGGGTCAACAGTGAGAACATTGGGTTGTCAGCAGATCAGGATCCTTTGCTCGAGTCTATCACCAGTCTCCAGTCCGCGCATGAAGCACTTGCTCAAG AACTTCTAAAATTTAGGGAAATCGGAAAAGATGACAGCGATGAGGTCCAGGATAGTATTCCGAACTTAACTGAACAGCAGCAATATGGGGAGACTCGCCAAACTCGTCGAAGTTCATTGGACAATGAGAGAGTTAACTTAAAGTGGAATGTTAACAAGTTAGAAAGCAAGCTTGCTGACTCAAGTTCTGTGCTTGAGGTAAAGGAAAGTAAGGTTATTGAACTTGAAGATAATACAGCACGACTGGAAGAAAACAGAAAAATCAGTGAATTGGAACATAAAAATTCAAGAGATCAGAATTTGGAACTTGAAAGCCTCTTCAAGCAGAAGATTGAAGCCGAGGTTGGGTTTCTGGTATTATATAGTAGTTTGTCTTCGGGTGTGAACAAAGCAGATGAAATCAAATTTTTGGAAGAACAGAAGACACTTGCTTCAGAACAAGCCAAGATAGTGAACTTCTCTGAAAACATAGGAACCAGAGCACGCATGCTAAAGAGACAAGTGGACGAGTTAGAAATGAAAAAGGAGATCGGTGAATATGTGAAGCTGGAGAAGAGAATGTGTAAATTTGCCTCACTTTTCTTCATACAGTTGGTGCTACTGTTTGCGGCCCTTTGTTTCTTTGTTTTACAGTTGGTTCCTGAATACACTGAGGATGTACCCACCTAA
- the LOC108219490 gene encoding T-complex protein 1 subunit delta has translation MAATAIQSSPYSKTESYVDNKRKDDIRMANINAARSVADAVRTSLGPKGMDKMISTASGEVIITNDGATILNKMEVLQPAAKFLVELSKSQDIVAGYGTTTVVVIAGALLKQCQTLLSTGVHPTVISEALHKVSLKSIDVLTAMSVPVELSDRESLIKSASTSLNSKVVSQYSSLLAPLAVDAVLNVVDSVNPDLVDLRDVKIVKKLGGTVDDTELVKGLVFDKKVSHASGGLTRVENAKIGVIQFQISPPKTDIEQSIVVSDYTQMDRILKEERNYILGMIKKIKATGCNVLLIQKSILRDAVTELSLHYLAKAKILVVKDVERDEIEFITKTLNCLPIANIEHFRAEKLGFADLVEEVSLGERKIVKITGIKEMGRTTTVLVRGSNQLVLDEAERSLHDALCVVRCLVNKKFLIAGGGAPEIELSRQLGAWAKVLQGMEGYCVKSFVEALEVIPYTLAENAGLNPILIVTELRNRHAQGEINAGINVRKGQITNILEENVVQPLLVSTSAISLATECVRMILKIDDIVTVR, from the coding sequence ATGGCCGCCACAGCAATCCAATCCTCTCCCTACTCCAAAACTGAGAGCTATGTCGACAACAAGCGCAAGGACGACATCCGAATGGCCAACATCAACGCCGCCCGATCCGTCGCCGACGCCGTGCGCACATCTCTCGGTCCCAAAGGCATGGACAAGATGATCTCCACCGCCTCCGGCGAAGTCATCATCACCAACGACGGCGCCACTATTCTCAACAAAATGGAAGTCCTCCAGCCCGCCGCCAAGTTCCTCGTTGAGCTTTCGAAGTCGCAAGACATCGTCGCCGGATACGGCACCACTACCGTCGTCGTCATCGCCGGCGCCCTCCTCAAACAATGCCAGACTCTCCTCTCCACCGGCGTCCATCCCACGGTAATCTCGGAAGCTCTACATAAAGTTTCGTTGAAATCGATTGATGTTTTAACTGCTATGTCTGTTCCGGTTGAGTTATCCGATAGGGAGAGTTTGATTAAGTCAGCAAGTACTAGTTTGAATAGTAAAGTGGTTTCTCAGTACTCTAGTCTGTTGGCCCCTTTGGCTGTTGATGCGGTTTTGAATGTCGTGGACTCGGTGAACCCGGATTTAGTTGATTTGAGGGATGTCAAGATTGTTAAGAAGTTGGGCGGGACGGTTGATGATACGGAGTTGGTCAAAGGGTTGGTTTTTGATAAGAAAGTTAGTCATGCTTCCGGCGGGTTGACTAGGGTTGAGAATGCAAAAATTGGGGTTATTCAGTTTCAGATATCACCGCCTAAGACGGATATTGAGCAGAGTATAGTGGTGAGTGATTATACGCAGATGGATAGGATTTTGAAGGAGGAGAGGAATTATATTTTGGGGATGATTAAGAAGATTAAGGCGACAGGTTGTAATGTGTTGTTGATTCAGAAGAGTATTTTGAGGGATGCGGTTACAGAGTTGTCATTGCATTACTTGGCAAAAGCAAAGATTTTGGTGGTTAAGGATGTGGAGAGGGATGAGATTGAGTTTATTACAAAGACATTGAATTGTTTGCCAATTGCAAATATTGAGCATTTTAGGGCGGAGAAGTTGGGGTTTGCGGATTTGGTTGAGGAGGTTTCACTAGGGGAGAGGAAGATTGTTAAGATTACAGGGATCAAGGAGATGGGGAGGACTACTACGGTGTTGGTTAGGGGGTCAaatcagttggttcttgatgaGGCGGAGAGGAGCTTGCACGATGCTTTGTGTGTCGTGAGGTGTTTGGTGAACAAGAAGTTTTTGATTGCTGGAGGTGGGGCACCTGAGATTGAACTTTCGAGGCAGTTGGGTGCTTGGGCTAAGGTATTGCAGGGTATGGAAGGTTACTGTGTGAAGTCATTTGTTGAGGCTTTGGAAGTTATTCCGTATACTTTGGCTGAGAATGCGGGTTTGAACCCAATTCTCATTGTAACTGAGCTTCGCAACAGGCATGCACAGGGAGAGATTAATGCTGGGATTAATGTCAGGAAGGGACAGATCACCAATATCTTGGAGGAAAATGTTGTGCAGCCCCTGCTAGTGAGCACAAGTGCGATTTCTCTGGCCACAGAATGTGTGCGGATGATCTTGAAGATTGATGACATTGTAACAGTGAGGTAG
- the LOC108218567 gene encoding uncharacterized protein LOC108218567, with protein MLSIENPPSDPHLKLTADDDDDVDRIHTSSASQIEVVVDLFKSVSSDFEDNHNQDSSNPPPKFSIRDYVCSTRSKDIATNWPFSEKNLQLCQKQGVKDLLPPFQSLDAVREQSVKGCVVNHNLPDQENLSNSDRKTVRQSHQHDSVFANGASCNQKLNLDRLHIISTVSDHGDGEIPSEVKQSHSTKDSGAAILLDSSTKQVKGAILPEIRETGIIIQQEPPLKKPKAILKLGTSAGTSTKEDSTTNSFIISEIMAYKVCPICKTFSSTSNTTLNAHIDQCLSGESTLKWSADPKVIKHRIKPRKMRTMVDIYATAKHCTLEDLDKRNGTNWAMSPNPVDQSGELCLKERAERMPASDIKENGDKEGEVYIDTNGTKVRILSKHSEGDTVIGNSRAQKGDKGSISLVEKKKKKPYNVLKHQKFLKLTPHLKPCSSKPRHPTFETPVGSSRNIDVDRPSEKEVHLGECSNAQEPIKLDDSGIIRQWVGSKRSGPAKTPRQDNHQHSGHHLKHLVGEKDHTYLADSYGGSNCILNRQQSFKDTISSQSSKRMETSSDEHGTDFCRGQPPLKRQREELPYLSSKGVGLGKRSVISPKHKKLRKEGTIMRDSGNSSLNRASPGSSSLSNKAVKINTSDSLVFAAKSSCMHQTLSSKATKFTSARKRHFFTNEGTVRGSGSEFKMQSSAPTRSKVNRKFETDSDFTRKLSHSNDDHADITDKQFNLSNFTAKMSHRQTRVLRKRRNSDAMKVFSKEDSPDSLKNSPPEPPCYDRGEGETKEFSPVDFSQSLDNSEDSVDGEESESEDPLAFSKHIATGKAFKEGFGGSLKSSSNSLDPEFHEFPTSSRASKSERRLEVNQRHSCGHPISPTDPVVGGRPEFFSADRGGHVMIGDNSHMETQLDTKDEQLNYFSEVDPIPIPGPPGSFLPSPRHMGSDDLQGKSSLSTCKIQFTEDHRDHGRRAESDSPTSAISDISNPTLEISQSKSSKSFFDEPLAIQDETRKGCSGAAQLSQALNVGAELSNVHTLRINVNFPEKTPVSLNSEQSCCCSRKEGVEGVPVNFQESQLLRRRTISSLPSPEKHMENDCSERFSNINSRSETFSLSNYPNVGPGTILNHPSRILAPEHIEKKFSAEHEYEFSSQKDHDSASPSASTPVLRLMGKNLMVVNRDTDAFLQHRQNHSDLMNPQPHLQTGTVARLASGGVDSKDYQSYHQLYAQGPVNFSRDRRQDAIGGKFNVKYPYMCGSDPDAKAPPTHIQSSGLTPSINAADARKSPVEQYVYNGGSCLLSEEQRSRERPDNSMTNGLEKKIRTPEAKSWGVGSTSSREIIIIDDATDIKVDSAIGMMCNEEMRRTRVSLSGNSFPGAPHLSPRYASPFCSNMVEGAGSIYGRRPVVHNTSFQLPISDGNATRPLKWNGNPEGSSLLNPSTATSSSPSQPRPTFYYYPSYA; from the exons ATGTTATCCATTGAAAACCCTCCATCAGATCCCCATCTAAAACTTActgctgatgatgatgatgatgttgacaGGATCCACACTTCTTCTGCTTCTCAGATAGAAGTAGTAGTAGATCTGTTCAAGTCTGTGTCTTCTGACTTTGAAGATAATCACAACCAAGACAGTAGTAACCCACCTCCCAAATTTTCCATAAG AGATTATGTTTGTAGTACCCGGAGTAAGGATATAGCGACCAACTGGCCATTTTCAGAGAAGAACTTGCAACTATGTCAGAAGCAAGGTGTGAAGGATTTGTTGCCACCTTTTCAGTCTCTTGATGCAGTGAGAGAGCAGTCTGTAAAAGGATGTGTTGTTAATCATAATCTGCCAGATCAAGAAAATCTAAGCAACTCTGACAGGAAGACTGTAAGGCAAAGCCATCAACACGATTCCGTCTTTGCTAATGGTGCTAGCTGTAATCAGAAGCTAAACTTGGATCGTTTGCATATTATTTCAACTGTGTCCGATCACGGAGACGGAGAAATTCCATCTGAAGTTAAACAATCTCACTCTACAAAAGATTCAGGAGCTGCAATCTTGTTAGACTCCTCGACCAAACAAGTCAAGGGTGCAATTCTTCCAGAAATTCGCGAGACCGGTATAATAATTCAACAAGAACCTCCGCTTAAGAAGCCTAAAGCAATTTTGAAGTTGGGTACCTCAGCTGGTACTAGCACAAAAGAAGACAGCACAACTAACAGCTTCATAATTTCAGAAATAATGGCTTATAAGGTATGCCCAATTTGCAAAACCTTCTCATCCACTTCCAACACCACCTTAAATGCACATATCGACCAGTGCCTTTCTGGCGAATCGACTTTGAAGTGGTCGGCAGATCCCAAGGTGATTAAGCATAGAATAAAGCCAAGGAAGATGAGAACGATGGTGGATATTTATGCAACTGCTAAACATTGCACGCTGGAAGATCTTGATAAAAGAAATGGAACAAACTGGGCAATGAGCCCGAATCCAGTTGATCAATCAGGTGAGCTGTGTCTTAAAGAGAGGGCGGAAAGAATGCCAGCTAGTGATATCAAGGAGAATGGTGATAAAGAAGGTGAAGTCTATATTGATACCAATGGCACGAAAGTTCGGATATTATCAAAGCACAGTGAGGGGGATACTGTAATTGGAAATTCAAGAGCTCAAAAGGGAGATAAAGGAAGCATATCTCTtgtagaaaagaagaagaaaaagccTTATAATGTGCTGAAGCATCAGAAGTTCCTAAAACTGACTCCTCATCTCAAGCCATGCTCTTCGAAGCCACGTCATCCTACTTTTGAG ACACCCGTTGGTTCAAGTAGAAATATCGATGTGGACCGGCCTAGTGAAAAAGAGGTCCATTTGGGAGAGTGTTCAAATGCTCAGGAACCAATTAAACTTGATGATTCTGGAATTATTAGACAATGGGTAGGATCTAAGCGATCAGGTCCCGCGAAGACCCCTCGTCAAGATAATCACCAACATTCTGGACATCATTTGAAGCACTTGGTTGGTGAAAAGGACCATACATATCTGGCTGACTCGTATGGGGGTAGCAACTGCATTCTAAATAGACAACAGTCATTTAAAGATACAATTTCTTCTCAAAGCAGCAAAAGGATGGAAACTTCATCAGATGAACATGGTACTGATTTTTGTAGGGGGCAACCACCACTTAAGAGACAAAGGGAGGAGTTACCCTATTTGAGTTCTAAAGGGGTAGGCTTGGGAAAGAGGTCTGTGATATCACCAAAGCATAAGAAGTTGAGAAAGGAAGGCACTATTATGCGTGATAGCGGCAATAGTAGTCTAAATCGTGCATCTCCTGGATCGTCATCTCTGAGCAACAAAGCAGTTAAGATCAATACCTCTGATTCCCTTGTTTTTGCTGCAAAGTCATCATGTATGCATCAAACATTATCATCAAAAGCAACAAAGTTCACTTCTGCGAGAAAAAGACATTTCTTCACAAACGAAGGAACTGTGCGAGGATCCGGATCCGAATTTAAGATGCAAAGCTCAGCTCCTACGAGATCCAAGGTCAATAGAAAATTTGAAACTGATAGTGATTTTACTAGGAAGCTATCTCATAGTAATGATGATCATGCTGACATCACTGATAAACAATTTAATTTGTCAAATTTCACCGCCAAGATGTCTCATAGACAAACAAGAGTTTTGAGAAAAAGAAGGAATAGTGATGCTATGAAGGTCTTCAGTAAGGAAGATTCTCCTGATAGTTTGAAGAATTCGCCACCTGAACCTCCTTGTTATGATCGCGGTGAGGGTGAAACGAAGGAATTTTCTCCTGTAGATTTTTCCCAGTCCTTAgacaattcagaagattcagttgATGGTGAAGAATCCGAAAGCGAAGATCCTCTAGCTTTCAGCAAGCATATTGCTACGGGAAAAGCCTTTAAAGAAGGCTTCGGGGGGAGTTTAAAAAGCTCAAGCAACTCTTTAGACCCAGAATTTCATGAGTTTCCTACCTCTTCTAGAGCAAGCAAGTCTGAACGTCGTTTGGAGGTAAATCAGAGGCATTCATGCGGACATCCAATCAGTCCAACTGACCCAGTTGTTGGTGGTAGACCAGAGTTTTTCTCTGCAGATAGAGGTGGCCATGTTATGATTGGGGATAACAGTCATATGGAAACACAATTAGATACTAAAGATGAGCAACTCAATTACTTCTCCGAGGTTGACCCTATACCTATTCCAGGGCCACCTGGTTCCTTTTTGCCAAGTCCAAGGCATATGGGGTCTGATGATCTTCAAGGGAAATCTTCATTGAGCACTTGCAAAATTCAATTTACAGAAGATCATCGTGATCATGGTCGGAGGGCTGAGTCTGATTCTCCTACTTCTGCAATTTCAGATATATCTAATCCTACATTGGAAATATCCCAGTCAAAATCTTCAAAAAGCTTCTTTGATGAACCTCTTGCTATTCAAGATGAGACTAGAAAAGGTTGTTCAGGGGCTGCTCAACTTTCACAAGCACTAAATGTAGGAGCTGAGCTCTCTAACGTACACACACTGAGAATCAATGTCAATTTTCCTGAAAAAACACCTGTTAGTTTAAACTCTGAACAGTCATGTTGTTGCTCCCGAAAGGAAGGAGTTGAAGGTGTTCCAGTGAATTTTCAGGAGTCACAACTGCTAAGGCGGAGGACGATCTCATCACTGCCATCTCCTGAAAAGCACATGGAGAATGATTGTTCTGAAAGGTTTAGCAATATAAACTCCAGATCTGAAACATTCTCTCTTAGCAACTATCCCAATGTAGGACCTGGAACAATATTGAACCATCCTTCAAGGATATTAGCCCCGGAACATATCGAGAAAAAGTTTTCTGCTGAGCATGAATATGAATTTTCAAGTCAGAAGGATCATGATTCAGCTAGTCCATCAGCTTCAACTCCTGTTCTTCGGCTAATGGGGAAGAACTTGATGGTGGTCAATAGAGATACAGATGCATTCCTGCAACATAGGCAGAACCATTCAGATTTGATGAATCCACAGCCACATCTGCAGACCGGTACAGTTGCAAGACTTGCCTCTGGTGGAGTTGATAGCAAGGACTACCAGTCGTATCACCAGTTATATGCTCAAGGTCCTGTTAACTTTAGCCGGGATCGACGACAGGATGCAATTGGGGGGAAATTTAATGTGAAATATCCATATATGTGCGGGAGTGATCCAGATGCAAAGGCCCCACCAACACACATCCAATCATCTGGACTGACTCCGAGCATAAATGCAGCTGATGCTCGCAAGAGTCCAGTGGAACAATATGTGTACAATGGCGGAAGTTGCTTGTTAAGCGAAGAACAAAGATCCCGAGAAAGACCGGACAATTCAATGACTAAtggtttggaaaaaaaaatcagaactcCTGAGGCCAAAAGCTGGGGTGTGGGTTCAACCTCCAGTAGGGAGATTATCATTATTGATGATGCTACTGATATTAAAGTTGATTCTGCGATTGGTATGATGTGCAATGAAGAAATGAGGAGAACTCGGGTGTCGTTATCTGGGAATTCATTTCCAGGGGCCCCTCATCTTAGCCCGAGGTATGCAAGTCCTTTTTGCAGTAATATGGTAGAAGGTGCAGGTTCCATCTATGGTAGGCGACCCGTGGTGCACAATACGAGTTTCCAGTTGCCGATTTCAGATGGAAATGCAACTCGGCCTTTGAAGTGGAATGGTAATCCAGAAGGTTCGAGCTTACTGAATCCAAGTACCGCTACATCATCATCTCCTAGTCAGCCGAGACCTACATTTTACTACTATCCAAGCTATGCATGA
- the LOC108216801 gene encoding high mobility group B protein 10 has protein sequence MASPTEKPPATTVADVRKRKRMMNEQDPGDHPGKKLAAEVVPTSTNIVSSSSLSYPLPEAEYIHVLQNAHVFHEKLHNFHSAFGSKFKIPTIGGTALDLHRLFVEVTSRGGIEKVVKDRKWKEVTMVFKYPSTITSASFVLRKYYQSLLYHFEQVYYFRKKTPSVLATDSVSTIVNGSSAQKDSATVPHLSDGSNLGPGSSVIGTIDAKFDSGYIVTVNLGSEQLKGVIYHTPTELQMSQNSNNATPRRRSRNRFGDPSWFEESSSSGYSYFYAENYNRLQPMYDRQEKVMNKKIWLLWNKLTEAEKQVYHNKK, from the exons ATGGCGTCGCCCACTGAGAAGCCTCCTGCTACAACTGTTGCTGACGTCCGCAAAAGGAAGAGGATGATGAATGAGCAAGACCCTGGGGATCACCCCGGCAAGAAACTTGCTGCCGAGGTTGTGCCTACTAGTACTAACATTGTTTCTTCATCGTCTTTGTCCTACCCTTTGCCTGAGGCTGAGTATATTCATGTTCTTCAAAACGCTCATGTTTTTCACGAGAAGCTTCATAATTTTCACTCAGCTTTCGGCTCTAAATTTAA GATCCCTACCATTGGAGGAACTGCTTTAGATTTGCATCGCCTTTTTGTGGAGGTTACATCTCGAGGTGGTATTGAAAAg GTTGTAAAAGATCGCAAATGGAAGGAAGTCACAATGGTTTTCAAATACCCATCTACAATAACAAGTGCATCTTTTGTCTTAAGGAAGTACTATCAGTCCCTGCTTTACCATTTTGAACAGGTTTATTACTTCCGGAAAAAAACTCCTTCTGTCCTAGCTACCG ATTCTGTAAGCACAATTGTCAACGGATCTTCAGCTCAAAAGGACAGTGCTACCGTGCCTCACCTTTCAG ATGGTTCCAACTTGGGGCCTGGTAGCTCAGTGATCGGAACAATTGATGCTAAATTTGACAGTGGATATATAGTTACTGTGAACTTGGGCTCTGAGCAGTTAAAGGGTGTCATATATCATACCCCTACAGAATTACAGATGTCTCAAAATTCTAATAATGCTACACCCCGTCGCCGAAGCCGGAATAGGTTTGGAGATCCCTCCTGGTTCGAGGAAAGTAGTAGTAGTGGGTATAGCTATTTCTATGCTGAGAATTACAACAGGCTACAACCTATGTACGACAGGCAGGAGAAGGTCATGAACAAGAAAATTTGGCTTCTATGGAACAAGCTTACAGAGGCTGAGAAACAG GTCTACCATAACAAAAAATGA